The following are encoded together in the Serratia sp. UGAL515B_01 genome:
- the nuoG gene encoding NADH-quinone oxidoreductase subunit NuoG yields MATIHVDGKEYDVEGADNLLQACLSLGLDIPYFCWHPALGSVGACRQCAVKQYQNADDTRGRLVMSCMTPASDGTFISIDDAEAKQFRESVVEWLMTNHPHDCPVCEEGGNCHLQDMTVMTGHSFRKYRFSKRTHQNQELGPFISHEMNRCIACYRCVRYYKDYADGTDFGVYGAHDNVYFGRPESGTLESEFSGNLVEVCPTGVFTDKTHSERYNRKWDMQFAPSICQQCSIGCNTSPGERYGELRRIENRYNGSVNHYFLCDRGRFGYGYVNLKDRPRQPQQLRGKDWVTLNAEQAMQGAADILRQAKKTIGIGSPRASLESNFALRELVGAENFYTGIAQAEQQRLSLMLNVLKNSGVHTPNLREIESYDAVLVLGEDLTQTGARIALSVRQAVKGKARAMAAAQRVADWQIAAVQNIGQHAKHPLFITNVDSTRLDDIAAWNYRAPVDEQARLGFAIAHALDDSAPAVTDLAEGLNKKIDVIVQALAGAQKPLIVTGSNAGSEAIIEAAANIARALKGRGSNVGITFVASAANSLGLAMIGGGSLDDALMQLESGAADTAIVMENDLYRHAPASKVDAALAKASNLIVADHQRTAIMDKANLILSAASFAESDGTLVNQEGRAQRFFQVYDPAYYDDAKKNVHSVMLESWRWMHALHSTYISRQVDWTQLDDVIAACVAALPQLEGIVEAAPDANFRIRGQKLARSPHRSSGRTAMRANISVHEPRQPQDKDTMFAFSMEGNNSPLADRQQIPFAWAPGWNSPQAWNKFQAEVGGSLRHGDPGIRLIEAGEANLGYFTNIPAAFKVDGWRVAPYYHLFGSDEMSQRSAVIQQRMPQAYVMVNPSDAVLLGVKTGAWLEFSCAGQLLRLPVRLSETLGQGQVGLPLGLPGIPPVLVGATVENLREAAQ; encoded by the coding sequence ACGATTCATGTAGACGGCAAAGAATACGACGTGGAAGGAGCCGACAACCTGTTGCAGGCGTGTCTCTCTCTCGGACTCGATATTCCTTACTTTTGCTGGCATCCGGCGCTTGGAAGCGTCGGCGCTTGCCGCCAATGTGCGGTAAAGCAATACCAAAACGCGGACGATACGCGTGGCCGTTTGGTGATGTCCTGTATGACACCAGCATCAGATGGAACCTTTATCTCCATCGACGATGCAGAAGCCAAACAGTTCCGTGAGAGTGTTGTTGAGTGGTTGATGACTAATCACCCACATGACTGTCCGGTATGTGAAGAGGGCGGTAACTGTCACCTGCAAGATATGACAGTCATGACCGGCCACAGCTTCCGTAAATACCGTTTCAGTAAACGCACTCATCAAAATCAGGAGTTGGGGCCTTTTATCTCTCATGAGATGAACCGCTGTATTGCCTGCTATCGCTGTGTGCGTTATTACAAAGACTATGCTGACGGCACTGATTTTGGTGTATACGGCGCACATGACAACGTCTATTTTGGTCGCCCCGAAAGTGGCACACTGGAGAGCGAGTTTTCTGGCAACCTGGTAGAGGTTTGCCCGACAGGCGTGTTCACCGACAAGACCCATTCAGAGCGCTATAACCGCAAGTGGGACATGCAATTTGCCCCGAGCATTTGCCAACAGTGCAGTATTGGCTGTAATACCAGTCCTGGTGAGCGTTATGGTGAGCTGCGCCGTATCGAAAACCGCTACAACGGTAGTGTAAACCACTACTTCCTTTGTGACCGTGGTCGGTTTGGTTACGGGTATGTGAATCTGAAAGATCGCCCTCGCCAGCCACAACAGCTGCGTGGTAAAGATTGGGTCACTCTTAACGCCGAGCAGGCGATGCAAGGCGCTGCCGACATTCTGCGTCAGGCTAAGAAAACCATTGGTATCGGTTCACCGCGAGCCAGCTTGGAAAGCAACTTTGCGTTGCGTGAGCTGGTAGGTGCAGAGAACTTCTATACCGGCATAGCTCAGGCAGAACAGCAACGCTTAAGCCTGATGCTCAACGTATTGAAAAATAGCGGTGTTCACACCCCTAATCTGCGTGAAATCGAAAGTTATGATGCGGTGCTGGTGTTGGGTGAAGATCTCACCCAGACCGGAGCTCGTATCGCGCTCTCTGTCCGTCAGGCCGTGAAGGGTAAAGCACGTGCAATGGCCGCTGCACAACGTGTTGCCGACTGGCAGATCGCGGCAGTGCAGAACATTGGTCAGCACGCCAAGCACCCGTTGTTTATCACCAATGTTGACAGTACCCGCCTTGATGATATTGCAGCCTGGAACTATCGTGCACCGGTTGATGAGCAGGCCCGTTTAGGTTTTGCCATTGCCCATGCGCTTGACGATTCGGCTCCTGCTGTCACCGATCTTGCCGAAGGTCTGAATAAGAAAATTGACGTGATTGTGCAGGCTTTAGCAGGTGCACAGAAACCCCTGATCGTTACCGGCAGTAATGCGGGCAGCGAGGCAATTATTGAAGCTGCCGCCAATATCGCTAGGGCGCTTAAAGGGCGTGGTTCCAACGTCGGTATCACCTTTGTTGCCTCTGCGGCTAACAGCCTCGGCCTGGCGATGATTGGTGGCGGTTCCCTTGATGATGCATTGATGCAGTTGGAAAGTGGTGCAGCCGATACCGCCATCGTGATGGAGAACGATCTCTATCGCCATGCTCCTGCGTCGAAAGTAGATGCCGCGTTAGCTAAGGCTAGTAACCTGATCGTTGCTGATCATCAGCGCACAGCCATCATGGATAAAGCCAATTTAATCCTTTCCGCAGCCAGTTTTGCCGAGAGTGATGGTACGTTGGTTAATCAGGAAGGTCGTGCTCAGCGTTTCTTCCAGGTGTATGACCCGGCTTATTACGATGATGCCAAGAAAAATGTCCACAGTGTGATGTTGGAAAGCTGGCGTTGGATGCACGCGTTGCACTCAACCTATATTAGCCGGCAGGTTGACTGGACTCAGCTTGATGATGTTATTGCGGCATGTGTGGCTGCGTTACCGCAGTTGGAAGGGATCGTTGAGGCTGCTCCAGATGCTAATTTCCGTATCCGTGGCCAGAAGTTGGCTCGTTCTCCACACCGCTCCAGCGGGCGTACTGCGATGCGTGCCAACATCAGCGTGCATGAACCACGTCAGCCACAGGACAAAGACACTATGTTTGCCTTCTCTATGGAAGGTAATAACAGTCCACTAGCGGATCGTCAGCAGATCCCATTTGCCTGGGCACCAGGTTGGAACTCACCACAGGCATGGAACAAGTTCCAGGCTGAGGTCGGAGGTAGCCTGCGTCATGGCGATCCAGGCATTCGCCTGATTGAAGCAGGGGAGGCTAATCTTGGCTATTTCACTAACATCCCGGCTGCTTTTAAGGTTGATGGCTGGCGTGTTGCGCCTTACTACCATCTGTTCGGCAGTGATGAAATGTCTCAGCGTTCAGCTGTGATCCAACAGCGTATGCCGCAAGCCTATGTGATGGTTAACCCTTCAGATGCTGTCCTGTTAGGTGTAAAAACGGGAGCATGGCTGGAATTTAGCTGTGCGGGGCAGTTGCTACGCTTGCCGGTTCGTTTGAGTGAAACACTGGGACAAGGCCAGGTTGGTTTACCGCTCGGCTTGCCAGGGATACCGCCAGTGCTGGTGGGTGCAACGGTTGAAAATCTGCGGGAGGCGGCACAATGA